In Streptomyces sp. NBC_01717, one DNA window encodes the following:
- a CDS encoding LysR substrate-binding domain-containing protein — translation MTEWDIKKLRILRVLSERGTVTATAEALLMTPSAVSQQLSNLAKQLGVPLLEAQGRRVRLTDAAHLVLRHAEAVFAQLERAEAELTGYLRGEAGEVRVGAFSTAVPALVVPAVRLLRADDRPGPSVRVREAEAAEAYELLSAGDVDLALSLAAHAPTAHDPRFTLLPLLADPLDVALPAGHRLADAPGLRLADLAAEPWIFGGSGPWSEITTAACEAAGFVPEQAHSASGWTAILAMVEAGMGVALIPRMASAERRTGVVMRVLEADLPRRHVVAAVRQGAEGGPAVARVLSALQQVSAAREEPFN, via the coding sequence ATGACCGAGTGGGACATCAAGAAGCTCAGGATCCTGCGCGTGCTGAGCGAGCGCGGGACCGTCACGGCAACGGCCGAGGCGCTGCTGATGACCCCCTCGGCGGTGTCCCAGCAGCTCTCCAACCTGGCCAAGCAGCTCGGCGTGCCCCTGCTGGAGGCCCAGGGCCGCCGGGTCCGGCTCACCGACGCCGCACATCTCGTACTCCGCCACGCCGAAGCGGTCTTCGCCCAACTGGAACGCGCCGAAGCGGAGTTGACGGGGTATCTGCGGGGCGAGGCGGGGGAGGTGCGGGTCGGTGCCTTCTCGACGGCCGTGCCCGCCCTCGTCGTACCGGCGGTCCGGCTCCTGCGCGCCGACGACCGGCCCGGACCGTCCGTGCGGGTACGGGAGGCGGAGGCCGCGGAGGCGTACGAACTCCTGTCGGCCGGCGACGTCGATCTCGCGCTCTCCCTCGCCGCGCACGCACCGACCGCCCACGACCCGCGCTTCACTCTCCTCCCTCTGCTCGCCGACCCGCTCGATGTCGCCCTCCCCGCCGGACACCGGCTGGCCGACGCCCCCGGGTTGCGGCTGGCCGACCTCGCCGCCGAGCCGTGGATCTTCGGCGGTTCGGGCCCGTGGTCGGAGATCACCACGGCCGCGTGCGAGGCCGCCGGGTTCGTGCCGGAGCAGGCGCACAGCGCCTCCGGGTGGACCGCGATCCTCGCCATGGTCGAAGCGGGCATGGGTGTCGCACTGATCCCGCGGATGGCGTCGGCGGAGCGCCGTACGGGTGTGGTGATGCGTGTTCTGGAGGCGGACCTGCCCCGGCGCCATGTGGTCGCCGCCGTACGGCAGGGCGCGGAGGGCGGGCCGGCGGTGGCCCGGGTCCTGTCCGCGCTTCAGCAGGTCAGTGCGGCCCGCGAGGAACCATTTAACTGA
- the alc gene encoding allantoicase, which yields MTSDVNENPAEDNDPHANDAAPYGGGDPYADYRAGDFPFTDLVDLADRRLGAGVVAANDEFFAERENLLNRERAVFDPERFGHKGKIMDGWETRRRRGTDAAHPFPAPEDHDWALVRLGAPGIIRGIVVDTAHFRGNYPQRVSVQATSVEGSPSPSESELLADDVKWEEIVPPTAVRGHAANGFEITGGRRYTHIRLCQHPDGGVARLRVHGEVVPDPAWLATLGTIDLIAVLNGGAYEDASDRFYSSPTQIILPGTSRKMDDGWENRRRRVRDTNDWVRFRLVAQGAVRAVEIDTACLKGNAAGWIALQGRNGETGEWFEIIPRTKLQPDTLHRFPLHARAVVTHVRLDAFPDGGVARMRLHGTLTERGAAELADRYEESGV from the coding sequence ATGACCTCCGACGTGAACGAGAACCCTGCCGAGGACAACGACCCCCACGCCAATGACGCGGCCCCGTACGGCGGCGGCGACCCGTACGCCGACTACCGCGCCGGCGACTTCCCCTTCACCGACCTGGTGGACCTCGCCGACCGCCGCCTGGGCGCGGGCGTGGTGGCCGCGAACGACGAGTTCTTCGCCGAGCGCGAGAACCTCCTGAACCGCGAACGCGCCGTGTTCGACCCCGAGCGCTTCGGGCACAAGGGCAAGATCATGGACGGCTGGGAGACCCGGCGCCGCCGCGGCACCGACGCCGCACACCCCTTCCCGGCCCCCGAGGACCACGACTGGGCCCTCGTCCGGCTCGGTGCCCCCGGCATCATCCGCGGCATCGTCGTCGACACCGCCCACTTCCGCGGCAACTACCCGCAGCGCGTCTCGGTGCAGGCGACATCGGTCGAGGGCTCACCCAGTCCCTCGGAGTCGGAGCTCCTTGCCGACGACGTGAAGTGGGAGGAGATCGTCCCGCCCACCGCCGTACGCGGCCACGCCGCCAACGGCTTCGAGATCACCGGCGGCCGCCGCTACACCCACATCCGCCTCTGCCAGCACCCCGACGGCGGCGTCGCCCGCCTCCGCGTCCACGGCGAAGTGGTCCCCGACCCCGCCTGGCTGGCGACCCTCGGCACGATCGACCTGATCGCGGTCCTCAACGGCGGCGCGTACGAGGACGCCTCGGACCGCTTCTACTCCTCACCGACCCAGATCATCCTGCCCGGCACCTCCCGCAAGATGGACGACGGCTGGGAGAACCGCCGCCGCCGTGTCCGCGACACGAACGACTGGGTCCGCTTCCGCCTGGTCGCCCAGGGGGCGGTCCGCGCGGTCGAGATCGACACAGCCTGCCTCAAGGGCAATGCGGCCGGCTGGATCGCCCTCCAGGGCCGCAACGGCGAGACGGGTGAATGGTTCGAGATCATCCCCCGCACCAAGCTCCAGCCCGACACCCTCCACCGCTTCCCGCTGCACGCCCGGGCGGTGGTCACCCACGTCCGCCTCGACGCCTTCCCGGACGGCGGAGTGGCCCGCATGCGCCTGCACGGCACACTCACGGAACGGGGCGCCGCCGAACTGGCCGACCGCTACGAGGAGTCGGGCGTGTAA